The following coding sequences lie in one Mesorhizobium sp. NZP2298 genomic window:
- a CDS encoding GNAT family N-acetyltransferase, which produces MNAPFVLAIPRTRTFEVVTSAERLAEITPAWSALWRRVGGLVFQHPEWIAAWWRTTPQQELRTLRIGLAWNGDRLDGVIALATFKRSGIRMLEWAAKDHSDYGDALLAPDCDPQALSRLWQYVLDQGGFDLIYLNRLLPDAGVRALLDPASRHGKALRPNHRSETSYRVAGSWQGGAKWFETLSKKARQNYRRGRKFMEEGGELRFRLLDADEPREPVLARVAALKRLWLVRHGRVSDLFDEGSPVLAALVSVLAELGLLRIFVLELDGTIIAVSINFEQHGTMMAFVTTYDPEYERASPGMVLMMDYIQWSLDRGLAKVDFLCGGEDFKRRFATQSVTLWSMMGARGLRGHLAALADHANHVAKSWRARRQPKAETPDE; this is translated from the coding sequence ATGAACGCTCCTTTCGTGCTCGCCATCCCGCGGACACGCACCTTCGAAGTCGTGACATCGGCGGAGCGGCTGGCCGAGATCACGCCGGCCTGGAGCGCACTTTGGCGGCGCGTCGGCGGGCTGGTCTTCCAGCACCCAGAATGGATCGCGGCTTGGTGGCGCACGACCCCGCAGCAGGAACTGCGCACGCTCAGGATCGGACTGGCCTGGAATGGCGACCGGCTCGATGGCGTGATTGCGCTCGCCACTTTCAAGCGCTCCGGCATCCGCATGCTCGAATGGGCAGCAAAGGATCACAGTGACTATGGCGACGCGCTGCTTGCCCCCGACTGTGATCCGCAGGCGCTTTCCCGGCTCTGGCAGTATGTTCTTGATCAGGGTGGCTTCGACCTGATCTATCTCAACCGTCTGCTGCCGGATGCCGGTGTCCGTGCTCTGCTGGACCCGGCCTCGCGCCATGGCAAGGCGCTACGGCCCAACCACCGCAGTGAAACCAGCTACCGTGTCGCCGGTTCCTGGCAGGGTGGGGCGAAATGGTTCGAGACGCTGTCCAAGAAGGCCCGGCAGAATTACCGTCGTGGCCGCAAGTTCATGGAGGAAGGCGGGGAATTGCGTTTCCGCCTGCTGGATGCGGACGAGCCGCGCGAGCCTGTGCTCGCGCGGGTTGCGGCGCTGAAGCGCCTCTGGCTCGTCCGGCATGGCCGCGTCTCGGACCTGTTCGACGAGGGCTCGCCCGTTCTCGCCGCGCTTGTTTCCGTGCTGGCCGAACTCGGGCTGTTGCGCATCTTCGTGCTGGAGCTTGACGGCACGATTATCGCCGTCTCCATCAATTTCGAGCAGCACGGCACGATGATGGCTTTCGTCACCACCTACGATCCCGAATATGAGCGCGCCTCGCCGGGCATGGTACTGATGATGGACTATATCCAGTGGTCGCTCGACCGCGGCTTGGCCAAGGTTGATTTCCTCTGCGGCGGCGAGGACTTCAAGCGCCGCTTCGCCACGCAATCAGTCACGCTGTGGTCGATGATGGGCGCGCGCGGTCTGCGCGGCCATCTCGCCGCGCTGGCCGATCATGCGAACCATGTTGCGAAATCCTGGCGGGCGCGGCGGCAGCCGAAGGCGGAAACACCCGACGAGTAA
- a CDS encoding peroxiredoxin, which translates to MADLDVGDLAPQFDLPRDGGGSLSLAASAGKPVVLYFYPQDDTTSCTQEAISFSQLKPDFEKAGAVVIGLSPDPVKKHDKFKSKYNLTIDLAADEERKVIEAYHLWVEKSMYGRKYMGVERATFLIGRDGRIARIWRKVRVKGHAEEVLEAVRAL; encoded by the coding sequence ATGGCTGACCTCGACGTGGGCGATCTTGCGCCGCAATTCGACCTGCCGAGAGATGGCGGCGGTTCGCTCAGCCTCGCCGCGTCGGCCGGCAAACCCGTGGTGCTCTACTTCTATCCGCAGGACGACACCACAAGTTGCACGCAGGAGGCGATCAGCTTTTCACAGCTGAAGCCGGATTTCGAGAAGGCCGGTGCCGTCGTGATCGGCCTGTCGCCCGATCCCGTCAAGAAGCATGACAAGTTCAAGTCGAAATACAATCTCACCATCGATCTCGCCGCCGACGAGGAACGCAAGGTGATCGAAGCCTACCATCTCTGGGTCGAGAAATCGATGTATGGCCGCAAATACATGGGCGTCGAGCGCGCGACGTTCCTGATCGGCCGAGACGGGCGGATCGCCAGGATCTGGCGCAAGGTCCGGGTCAAGGGCCATGCCGAGGAAGTGCTGGAAGCCGTTCGCGCGCTTTGA